TTACAGATTCCATAGATCCAAGGAACTTGTCAGAttctcgaaatttttcaacaacTTCCACCTTTCATCGGACATGGTCACAAGAAGATTGGACCGTACAAGAAAAATACGATTTCCTAATTTTTCTACAGGGTTACTACGGATCGACACGACTCTTCTGCAGTTGTAGTATTTTTCCAaatctcatttatttatttaaaaaattgatatagaatatttaaagtaacaatttaaCGCAAACATCCTTATTTATAGAACGTATCAACTTCTGGTATTGTACGATTTATCATGATTTAATGCTTACTGTTACTGTCACAGTTTTCATTATTCTCAATTGTGTCGCATATATTCATTCCTTACATCACAATTTCCACTAATGGTATGGTTTAGCTGATGTAAACGATATTGTCATCGTTGTATCGTTGCAATTATACAAGATAAAAACCAcgaagattttttttaacggaGGATGGTATGAAGAGAAAGGAAGGTAAGAAGTCATAGAAAGAAAGGCAgaggaaaaaggagagaacggaaagaggagagagagagacccacGTTGTGTACTTcctcaataataattatactgccTGTGATATAATCTCGTTCACCCGCATATTGACAATAGGGCGAAGTTCCTGTTGAGCGTAATCTTCAGGCAACGGCAATTGCGAAACCAGTTGAAGTATTACGGTGGATTTGTTTTCGTTCGCCTGCAACAAGCTTCTAGCAAGGTGCAACGttctttttgcaatttctgcTTGACAGAGTCTGAAATATAGTACAGAgttttacaaaatagaaaaattataaggGCGCAGTTGATAGAACCATATTagaagaaaaggagaaatCTACCTATGCTTTGCGGTCGGACACGGAAATTGATTAATCTTTAGACACAAACATGTCAATCGCGGTCGCAACAGCTCCAGTTTGTAACTAATTTCACGAGGATCAGCTCCTCGCAACAATGATTCAATATCCATAGTTATTTCCATGTATTCCCAAAGTAATTCTCCTTGATAAGACCAACCGTTTATAGCATTGTTGCATTCCGGAGGAACCAACGGACTCAGCAGGTCGCGAAGATACTCGTAATTTTCTGAAAAGATTTTCAAACTCGATAAAACGACATCAAACACAGGAATTCATtagtaaatgaaaaaagatgGACATATACCATTTATTATGGCATCCGCGGCGAGACGTTCGATTATAATTTCGTGCGCAGTATTCCACTGTTCTGCCTCGATGAAATAAGACGCAGCTTCTCCGTATCTGAAGCAaggaaattcatttcgaatcAAGGTGCAATGGtaattatatgcaaaataataatattatgcatATGTAAATATACCAACCTTTTAGCCACATAACTTTTCACAGCTTTCGCTTCATGAATCCAACTCGAAGGTATGCCGAGTTCTTCTCGcaaaaatttttctcgttcgATATAATCGGGTATATTGTCGATCTCAGTGTGTcgttgtaacaaattttttactgcttcttttctttttccagcGTCCTTTAAATGTAGCATCACAAATATGGCCCAATGCCAAAGACCGTATGCTTCTAATTGCGTGGCAAAATTGATATGCGTTAACGCGGCCACGTGTTCCGAGAGATGGGAATAACCCAATGCCAACAGTATTTGTTGCATCAACCAACTGTAATCATAATTGAGCCAATACGTGAATTATCTGAACAAGTATTAGAAATTCTTGTAacctatataaaaaatttgataactAATCACCTGAGCCTGTAATCGAGCGGATCAGCGGTGTGCGTAGCAGGATTCAAAAGTTCTCCCAGAGTGTGATTACCGGtgcagaataatttcagtaaatgaTAGCAGAGGTCGTATATAGTCTGTCCGTTGTTCACCTCGAACTCATAATCGCTTCCCCCTTTGTATTTGGGTGTAGGGGCTGCAGCATAAGCATACGTTGCTTTACTCGTATCGAACGCAGATTCGTAAAGCTCCAAAATATCTCTGATGGAGGCGACTGGCGACGAAAAATACCTGTAattaaacaagaaattaaCGATTGTGTTGTATTACGCAGTTCTGCAGTCGTTACAAGATGAAAGTGGAACAACTCCGATGCATCAAGAATTTACCACAGATGAACGGCTAACGCTCTTTTCCAATCAAGATCCTCACAAACGTTGACGAGACCCTGTTTACTAGATATCAGTGGTTCACCCGCCACCAATGCGAACAATTTCAATCGATCCATCGATATGTTTTCATCAACACCAGAGTCTTGCCATAATGTGATTTGTTGCTTTATCAGGGCTTTCGTTGGCATACCACTGCGTAATTGCGCCATAAGTAGTGCCAAACAATGATCGCCTGCTTCTCGAGCGATTTCACAAGCCCCTTGTAATTCAGAAGCtacaagaaaagaaaaaaatattaaatctttttactgCTATCTCTTAGTGTCCATTAACATgagtaatcatttttacatacCGGACAATAAATCCAATATTCTCTTCTCATTACTAATATTTGTTATCTCAGTTTCGAGTGATCTTTGTATGACACTCTTCAACCATTCGCCTATAGCTTCACGTCGAGCTACCACGATATTGTGATCGGCTGGATTAGCTGAAACGGTCAAATAACAGATATATTAAACATGTTTATTCGGAAGAATAACACAACTTACCGGTAAGAACGTTTACGTCGGGTAGAGTTCCCCACAAGGCTACACAAAGTTGCCAGACATTAGCAACATACGCGGCAGAACTATCAGCAGAAAACTGATCAGCAAAATCTTCGGCTAAACTGCAGTGGGAATGTAAAGCCATGCTCGCCTTGCTAATATCTGTATCCACCTCGAAAATAGGACAGTCTTCCTCCTGCTCCATTATACGGTGCGACAACTGAATTTTGAGATGACCCTCTATGCTTCTCTTGATTAAGAAACCGCGGAAATATAATTCTCAATGGAGACATCTTcaataaacaatatctttgtgctttttaaaattattcttaccTCGAAAGATTCGATCCGATCCTCTTCAACACTATTACTGTCACccaaaatttgtattcgttGAACGATCGTAACGGATGTTGTATCTTCAGGACGACGACCATTCACGTACGAACCAATATGTTCGAACGAACTGTGCAACGGTACGTCGTCGGCTTGGCCTCGCGTGCTTAGTGTCAGCAATGTTAAACCGCGTCCCCAACTAGGTCGAAACATTCTTCCCATTTGTATACCTGCAGAAATGTttccattataaaatatttcgcgaacAGAACGGACGAAATGATTATTgggataataatattacgtgCCAGCATCTGCAGCTGAACGGAACTGTAATTTGTTTGTAATGGATTTCGATAGTGGTATCACTTCAGAATGCAATTTCAAAATCGCGGTTACTGGCATCACAATAGGGTCCGGGAAATTTCTTCCATAAATTGATGACTTTGTAGCAACGATATCCATCGgtgattttgatttaatatctAACACAACAACATAGATGGCTTAAGAATATGATTCTCTGGATGGTCGCATGGTACGATGTACTAAAactttaataagaaaattaccTGTTTTCGTAAGCATTGGCGGTTCGTCGAAGACAATGGATGGTGTGTGATGAGCCGTTATGTTCGACCGTAGTATCGGATTGTAAGTCATCTTTCGCCTATGTTCTTCGTCCACAGATTCAATGGTATCGAAATAACATCGTGcgacagaattttttttaccaGGAAGAAGTAAGGCATCTAATATATAGAGAAAAAGgacaatttaaacattcgtCAATCATAGAAACATTTGCTCGATTCGTGTACGAATAGGCACACATCTTGGAGCATGTACCTTGTTCGTAAATCTCATTCATCTCATCGTCGCTACCATCGAAGAAACTGGCTTTCATCAGTTGCAATTTATGACTGTCCGTGCCCAAAATTCGAGCGTTGTCACCTGTTGGACTAACTGGCGATTGTTTCTTGCGATCATGAcctggaaaaaatatttgagaattAAAACCTGCCCCAACGGTTGTACTTATCCAAATCTAGCGATAGTTAATTCTCTTATACCGGTATACGATTTGCTGTCGAGAACCATTGTCCCCAAGTGAAACTTTGCCTCGTAGAGTTTCGAATCGTTGGTTACACCATTTACACCGTTTCCGATAACTCTATTttccttgaaaaaaaaagacaaacaaaaaaatgtaaagagTGCCGAAAAATGATCGATACTGTATCGGTTGCACGAACGTTACACAGTCTTACCGAATTACGATTCAACTGCGCTAATTTGTTTGAAGCTTTCTGTTGAGACATAGCAGATAACTTCAATCTCTTCGGATCGTTCGCTGAAGACCCATTATTACTGTCGTCTTCGTCGGAATCGCTCAAACcgtattttgaaaaatgctcgacctaagagagatagatgaaAAGTATACTAAGTTGCGACAAATAACACATAAGTAAACCCGAAAAACGAAGTGTGAACCATCCATTCTTTTTCATTACCTTGAAAACCCATGAACCAGTTTCAAGACGATACTCGAGAAATCTGGTATCGTGTTTTGCGGATACTCGtcgtaatttttcttcgtAATCCATTGCAGCCAGCCGATGAGGATCGGTTATGGGTTTGTGTAAAGATTTATCGTGTGGCCATACCCTATCCAAGGTCACTTGCGCTTTCCTATTTAATCCCTGGCCTACCGGTGGTTTCTTCTCATCATCAGGATAAATGATAACCTCCTTGTGACGAAAATGTACTaaaaatggaatgaaaatatCGTCATATATATATCACCAAGTAATGAATTGGTAGAAACGCAATCAAGATTCAAGTACGTCAACCTACCAATTTCATCCAAATTCAACCCGTAGATGTCGAACGAATCaggaaaatatacatttcCATAACCTTCTCGTCCAACTGTGAAGTTTGGGACAACACAAGTTTCTCCGCGAACATAATCCTCCAGTTTATCCAGTGGCGGAATAGTATAATAGCCTGCACGCTTCAGTATCACTTTTGCTGCATTCGGCGTTTGCAGTGCCCAAAACGAACTATCGTTCAATTCTTGACTCgaatctataattaaaaaatcataatgtAAATGATAATTACAAAGACACAAAACAAAAgggtgttttattttttgttggtTGATGTCCATTCATACCATTACTGTGAATTGTGATGTCCGTGCCCGTTTGATCGGCtgtcgaagaatttttaatcgatgtGTCCACCGAATTGTTCACCTCAGCATGTATTTGTTTCGGTGAATTGATAGCGGCATATGGTCGCAATTCAGTCacggtattatttattacttcttCAGGGGTTGTATTTAACGGAGAGTATGGCGAATGTTGTCCATCGAATGATTCTCCATCCAATTGTTTTGTCGTCGAGTTCCGAGGAAGGCTCGATTTCAACCTACGGAacggaaaaatattcaaaaattaataatcatgcCCTATTTCTCGAAACTCGAAACATATCATATAGTAGATCTACCAAGATGTCGATGATCGACGGTCGTTTGCTATCTGTCGATTATTATCTTGACTGTGGTTCTCTTTATCTACGGTCTCGATTGATCGATTATTAACAGAAGTATCTAGCCCATTCATTGTACTTTCTCCTTTCTCTACAGACTGTGAATTCTTTCCTACGACATCAGTCGGTGACGATACAATAGAATTACTCATAGATTTCGGGCGCAAGACTAAACGCTTTGCATTTGGGCGTGGCTGAAATGCTTCAGAGAGCGGGTCCTCCTCTTCGAGGCCCTCAAACATCGATTTctagaaaaagaatttacgGTGTAACcgttcatatatttataaatatttttatcaattaaatattagtgtcTTTCTGGTGAAATTCACCTTTGATAATTGTGCTGGTGTAACAACTTTAGCTTTGATTTTCGGAGATTTGTTATCAGCCGTAACCTTGTACTGTATGCCATTAGCTATTTTCGAAGGAGCATTTGCAggttttaacaattcttcaGTTTTGCCAGAagcctaaaaataaatataacttgtTCGATCGACCAAACCAACTCATACATATATGTGCGTAAGttgataaatttgaaaatatttactgGTAAAAGGTTTTTTAGTAATGGCGAATCCCCGAATGGTGCTGATACTAGTGCCAAAATCTGCTGATGTACTGGTACGGTTCCAGAACTCTTTGTTTGATTGTTTGACATGCTAAAATTCAAGAAATCAGagtgaataataaatccagaaaaaacagagaaattaattattttttttgtaagtAAGAACACAAAAGATAGAATTCGATCATACCCAGCACCGAGTAAACCCATTCCCATGCCAGTCCCCACATTTGAATTAGCTCCAAAAGTTGACGATCCAAATGATGAGGAAGGATTAAATGTTGTACTGTTACCAGTATTACCGAATAAACCACCTGGTTTTTGTTGTCCAAATAAAGTGGAACCACTACCCAGAGCCAAACCCGTATTTGCAcctataaacaaaaaattcattcaacgATATTCGAATTTAGCACAAAACGATGATCGTCCTTTAGCACAAACATACCAAGTCCGGTCGAAGGTGCAGAAGTTGAACCAAACGAGAACCCAGACGTCTGTCCTGCAGGTTTAAAacatgtattaaataatgaagtaCCAGAGTTTTGACCAGCAGTGAAACCTGTTGTAGCTCCAAAATTCGTTGCTGTAGTCGCACCAAATGCGGATGTAGATCCGAAACCTGTTGTTCCAGTGGATTTAGTGCTAAATAAAGTTGAACCTGTATTGCCAGAGGGCGTTTGACCAAAACTGGTGAATGCATTACTGGATGATGTAGACGGCACATTGAAAGCCGATTTGTTTTGGTTAAATAAACCAATActctataaaaaaatcaaatcaGAACAAGCATGAGATCATAAATGTAGAaacgaatttcaaataatttacatattcttAGTATTTCATCTATTTCTTTTCACACTACCTGATTTGGTTGTGTCGATCCAAACGTAGGTCCAAAACCAGTATTTTGAGCTGTATTAATACCACCAAAACCTGTACCAGCAGTTTGATTCGTGTTACTCGTTGCAAAGAGTGGCGTTGGCGCAGCTGCTGTAGATAGAACTATTTTTAagtactttttcttttacatcaGTATTCTGACCGATCTGTTTCCGATGTCGTAGCgtgtttacaaatatttaatactcacTACCAAATGGTTTAGCCTGATTGTTACTACCAAACAAATTTGTGTTCGCAGTAGTATTAAAAGCAAAGCTATTCGTAGTTGTAGTCGACGGGGTTCCGAAACTTGTCATAGGCTTCCCGAAAGGCCCGCTTGATCCAGATTGAGTAGTGGTTCCGAAACCGCCGCTTATTCCACCAAAACCTAATATTATGCGACACAAATTACAACTGATATCATTGATATCAAAACaactatgaaattatatttaaataatt
This sequence is a window from Augochlora pura isolate Apur16 chromosome 9, APUR_v2.2.1, whole genome shotgun sequence. Protein-coding genes within it:
- the Nup98-96 gene encoding nuclear pore complex protein Nup98-96 isoform X4 translates to MFGQAGNTSFSGFNTAQQTSPFGQSAFGKPIATTSFGSGTTPVFGSGNTSLFSSKPAGTATGGLFGNTTTPPAFTQPSFGGFGTTNTNTNLFGNQQNAGTSLFGATSGTSAFGQSNKPGGFSFGASTGTNLFGQPQQNAQQTTPFGQTSNTGNTNLFGSTPGFGNTNTTNTGVIGTVVKFTPVITTDSMSKNGISHSISARHCCIVAMKEYESKSYEELRFEDYSVGRKGPSTGLFGTPAQSSPFVNAGAGTSTATTGFGGISGGFGTTTQSGSSGPFGKPMTSFGTPSTTTTNSFAFNTTANTNLFGSNNQAKPFGILSTAAAPTPLFATSNTNQTAGTGFGGINTAQNTGFGPTFGSTQPNQSIGLFNQNKSAFNVPSTSSSNAFTSFGQTPSGNTGSTLFSTKSTGTTGFGSTSAFGATTATNFGATTGQTSGFSFGSTSAPSTGLGANTGLALGSGSTLFGQQKPGGLFGNTGNSTTFNPSSSFGSSTFGANSNVGTGMGMGLLGAGMSNNQTKSSGTVPVHQQILALVSAPFGDSPLLKNLLPASGKTEELLKPANAPSKIANGIQYKVTADNKSPKIKAKVVTPAQLSKKSMFEGLEEEDPLSEAFQPRPNAKRLVLRPKSMSNSIVSSPTDVVGKNSQSVEKGESTMNGLDTSVNNRSIETVDKENHSQDNNRQIANDRRSSTSWLKSSLPRNSTTKQLDGESFDGQHSPYSPLNTTPEEVINNTVTELRPYAAINSPKQIHAEVNNSVDTSIKNSSTADQTGTDITIHSNDSSQELNDSSFWALQTPNAAKVILKRAGYYTIPPLDKLEDYVRGETCVVPNFTVGREGYGNVYFPDSFDIYGLNLDEIVHFRHKEVIIYPDDEKKPPVGQGLNRKAQVTLDRVWPHDKSLHKPITDPHRLAAMDYEEKLRRVSAKHDTRFLEYRLETGSWVFKVEHFSKYGLSDSDEDDSNNGSSANDPKRLKLSAMSQQKASNKLAQLNRNSENRVIGNGVNGVTNDSKLYEAKFHLGTMVLDSKSYTGHDRKKQSPVSPTGDNARILGTDSHKLQLMKASFFDGSDDEMNEIYEQDALLLPGKKNSVARCYFDTIESVDEEHRRKMTYNPILRSNITAHHTPSIVFDEPPMLTKTDIKSKSPMDIVATKSSIYGRNFPDPIVMPVTAILKLHSEVIPLSKSITNKLQFRSAADAGIQMGRMFRPSWGRGLTLLTLSTRGQADDVPLHSSFEHIGSYVNGRRPEDTTSVTIVQRIQILGDSNSVEEDRIESFERSIEGHLKIQLSHRIMEQEEDCPIFEVDTDISKASMALHSHCSLAEDFADQFSADSSAAYVANVWQLCVALWGTLPDVNVLTANPADHNIVVARREAIGEWLKSVIQRSLETEITNISNEKRILDLLSASELQGACEIAREAGDHCLALLMAQLRSGMPTKALIKQQITLWQDSGVDENISMDRLKLFALVAGEPLISSKQGLVNVCEDLDWKRALAVHLWYFSSPVASIRDILELYESAFDTSKATYAYAAAPTPKYKGGSDYEFEVNNGQTIYDLCYHLLKLFCTGNHTLGELLNPATHTADPLDYRLSWLMQQILLALGYSHLSEHVAALTHINFATQLEAYGLWHWAIFVMLHLKDAGKRKEAVKNLLQRHTEIDNIPDYIEREKFLREELGIPSSWIHEAKAVKSYVAKRYGEAASYFIEAEQWNTAHEIIIERLAADAIINENYEYLRDLLSPLVPPECNNAINGWSYQGELLWEYMEITMDIESLLRGADPREISYKLELLRPRLTCLCLKINQFPCPTAKHRLCQAEIAKRTLHLARSLLQANENKSTVILQLVSQLPLPEDYAQQELRPIVNMRVNEIISQAV
- the Nup98-96 gene encoding nuclear pore complex protein Nup98-96 isoform X2, translating into MFGQAGNTSFSGFNTAQQTSPFGQSAFGKPIATTSFGSGTTPVFGSGNTSLFSSKPAGTATGGLFGNTTTPPAFTQPSFGGFGTTNTNTNLFGNQQNAGTSLFGATSGTSAFGQSNKPGGFSFGASTGTNLFGQPQQNAQQTTPFGQTSNTGNTNLFGSTPGFGNTNTTNTGVIGTVVKFTPVITTDSMSKNGISHSISARHCCIVAMKEYESKSYEELRFEDYSVGRKGPSTGLFGTPAQSSPFVNAGAGTSTATTGFGGISGGFGTTTQSGSSGPFGKPMTSFGTPSTTTTNSFAFNTTANTNLFGSNNQAKPFGTAAPTPLFATSNTNQTAGTGFGGINTAQNTGFGPTFGSTQPNQSIGLFNQNKSAFNVPSTSSSNAFTSFGQTPSGNTGSTLFSTKSTGTTGFGSTSAFGATTATNFGATTGFTAGQNSGTSLFNTCFKPAGQTSGFSFGSTSAPSTGLGANTGLALGSGSTLFGQQKPGGLFGNTGNSTTFNPSSSFGSSTFGANSNVGTGMGMGLLGAGMSNNQTKSSGTVPVHQQILALVSAPFGDSPLLKNLLPASGKTEELLKPANAPSKIANGIQYKVTADNKSPKIKAKVVTPAQLSKKSMFEGLEEEDPLSEAFQPRPNAKRLVLRPKSMSNSIVSSPTDVVGKNSQSVEKGESTMNGLDTSVNNRSIETVDKENHSQDNNRQIANDRRSSTSWLKSSLPRNSTTKQLDGESFDGQHSPYSPLNTTPEEVINNTVTELRPYAAINSPKQIHAEVNNSVDTSIKNSSTADQTGTDITIHSNDSSQELNDSSFWALQTPNAAKVILKRAGYYTIPPLDKLEDYVRGETCVVPNFTVGREGYGNVYFPDSFDIYGLNLDEIVHFRHKEVIIYPDDEKKPPVGQGLNRKAQVTLDRVWPHDKSLHKPITDPHRLAAMDYEEKLRRVSAKHDTRFLEYRLETGSWVFKVEHFSKYGLSDSDEDDSNNGSSANDPKRLKLSAMSQQKASNKLAQLNRNSENRVIGNGVNGVTNDSKLYEAKFHLGTMVLDSKSYTGHDRKKQSPVSPTGDNARILGTDSHKLQLMKASFFDGSDDEMNEIYEQDALLLPGKKNSVARCYFDTIESVDEEHRRKMTYNPILRSNITAHHTPSIVFDEPPMLTKTDIKSKSPMDIVATKSSIYGRNFPDPIVMPVTAILKLHSEVIPLSKSITNKLQFRSAADAGIQMGRMFRPSWGRGLTLLTLSTRGQADDVPLHSSFEHIGSYVNGRRPEDTTSVTIVQRIQILGDSNSVEEDRIESFERSIEGHLKIQLSHRIMEQEEDCPIFEVDTDISKASMALHSHCSLAEDFADQFSADSSAAYVANVWQLCVALWGTLPDVNVLTANPADHNIVVARREAIGEWLKSVIQRSLETEITNISNEKRILDLLSASELQGACEIAREAGDHCLALLMAQLRSGMPTKALIKQQITLWQDSGVDENISMDRLKLFALVAGEPLISSKQGLVNVCEDLDWKRALAVHLWYFSSPVASIRDILELYESAFDTSKATYAYAAAPTPKYKGGSDYEFEVNNGQTIYDLCYHLLKLFCTGNHTLGELLNPATHTADPLDYRLSWLMQQILLALGYSHLSEHVAALTHINFATQLEAYGLWHWAIFVMLHLKDAGKRKEAVKNLLQRHTEIDNIPDYIEREKFLREELGIPSSWIHEAKAVKSYVAKRYGEAASYFIEAEQWNTAHEIIIERLAADAIINENYEYLRDLLSPLVPPECNNAINGWSYQGELLWEYMEITMDIESLLRGADPREISYKLELLRPRLTCLCLKINQFPCPTAKHRLCQAEIAKRTLHLARSLLQANENKSTVILQLVSQLPLPEDYAQQELRPIVNMRVNEIISQAV
- the Nup98-96 gene encoding nuclear pore complex protein Nup98-96 isoform X1 — protein: MFGQAGNTSFSGFNTAQQTSPFGQSAFGKPIATTSFGSGTTPVFGSGNTSLFSSKPAGTATGGLFGNTTTPPAFTQPSFGGFGTTNTNTNLFGNQQNAGTSLFGATSGTSAFGQSNKPGGFSFGASTGTNLFGQPQQNAQQTTPFGQTSNTGNTNLFGSTPGFGNTNTTNTGVIGTVVKFTPVITTDSMSKNGISHSISARHCCIVAMKEYESKSYEELRFEDYSVGRKGPSTGLFGTPAQSSPFVNAGAGTSTATTGFGGISGGFGTTTQSGSSGPFGKPMTSFGTPSTTTTNSFAFNTTANTNLFGSNNQAKPFGILSTAAAPTPLFATSNTNQTAGTGFGGINTAQNTGFGPTFGSTQPNQSIGLFNQNKSAFNVPSTSSSNAFTSFGQTPSGNTGSTLFSTKSTGTTGFGSTSAFGATTATNFGATTGFTAGQNSGTSLFNTCFKPAGQTSGFSFGSTSAPSTGLGANTGLALGSGSTLFGQQKPGGLFGNTGNSTTFNPSSSFGSSTFGANSNVGTGMGMGLLGAGMSNNQTKSSGTVPVHQQILALVSAPFGDSPLLKNLLPASGKTEELLKPANAPSKIANGIQYKVTADNKSPKIKAKVVTPAQLSKKSMFEGLEEEDPLSEAFQPRPNAKRLVLRPKSMSNSIVSSPTDVVGKNSQSVEKGESTMNGLDTSVNNRSIETVDKENHSQDNNRQIANDRRSSTSWLKSSLPRNSTTKQLDGESFDGQHSPYSPLNTTPEEVINNTVTELRPYAAINSPKQIHAEVNNSVDTSIKNSSTADQTGTDITIHSNDSSQELNDSSFWALQTPNAAKVILKRAGYYTIPPLDKLEDYVRGETCVVPNFTVGREGYGNVYFPDSFDIYGLNLDEIVHFRHKEVIIYPDDEKKPPVGQGLNRKAQVTLDRVWPHDKSLHKPITDPHRLAAMDYEEKLRRVSAKHDTRFLEYRLETGSWVFKVEHFSKYGLSDSDEDDSNNGSSANDPKRLKLSAMSQQKASNKLAQLNRNSENRVIGNGVNGVTNDSKLYEAKFHLGTMVLDSKSYTGHDRKKQSPVSPTGDNARILGTDSHKLQLMKASFFDGSDDEMNEIYEQDALLLPGKKNSVARCYFDTIESVDEEHRRKMTYNPILRSNITAHHTPSIVFDEPPMLTKTDIKSKSPMDIVATKSSIYGRNFPDPIVMPVTAILKLHSEVIPLSKSITNKLQFRSAADAGIQMGRMFRPSWGRGLTLLTLSTRGQADDVPLHSSFEHIGSYVNGRRPEDTTSVTIVQRIQILGDSNSVEEDRIESFERSIEGHLKIQLSHRIMEQEEDCPIFEVDTDISKASMALHSHCSLAEDFADQFSADSSAAYVANVWQLCVALWGTLPDVNVLTANPADHNIVVARREAIGEWLKSVIQRSLETEITNISNEKRILDLLSASELQGACEIAREAGDHCLALLMAQLRSGMPTKALIKQQITLWQDSGVDENISMDRLKLFALVAGEPLISSKQGLVNVCEDLDWKRALAVHLWYFSSPVASIRDILELYESAFDTSKATYAYAAAPTPKYKGGSDYEFEVNNGQTIYDLCYHLLKLFCTGNHTLGELLNPATHTADPLDYRLSWLMQQILLALGYSHLSEHVAALTHINFATQLEAYGLWHWAIFVMLHLKDAGKRKEAVKNLLQRHTEIDNIPDYIEREKFLREELGIPSSWIHEAKAVKSYVAKRYGEAASYFIEAEQWNTAHEIIIERLAADAIINENYEYLRDLLSPLVPPECNNAINGWSYQGELLWEYMEITMDIESLLRGADPREISYKLELLRPRLTCLCLKINQFPCPTAKHRLCQAEIAKRTLHLARSLLQANENKSTVILQLVSQLPLPEDYAQQELRPIVNMRVNEIISQAV
- the Nup98-96 gene encoding nuclear pore complex protein Nup98-96 isoform X3 translates to MFGQAGNTSFSGFNTAQQTSPFGQSAFGKPIATTSFGSGTTPVFGSGNTSLFSSKPAGTATGGLFGNTTTPPAFTQPSFGGFGTTNTNTNLFGNQQNAGTSLFGATSGTSAFGQSNKPGGFSFGASTGTNLFGQPQQNAQQTTPFGQTSNTGNTNLFGSTPGFGNTNTTNTGVIGTVVKFTPVITTDSMSKNGISHSISARHCCIVAMKEYESKSYEELRFEDYSVGRKGPSTGLFGTPAQSSPFVNAGAGTSTATTGFGGISGGFGTTTQSGSSGPFGKPMTSFGTPSTTTTNSFAFNTTANTNLFGSNNQAKPFGTAPTPLFATSNTNQTAGTGFGGINTAQNTGFGPTFGSTQPNQSIGLFNQNKSAFNVPSTSSSNAFTSFGQTPSGNTGSTLFSTKSTGTTGFGSTSAFGATTATNFGATTGFTAGQNSGTSLFNTCFKPAGQTSGFSFGSTSAPSTGLGANTGLALGSGSTLFGQQKPGGLFGNTGNSTTFNPSSSFGSSTFGANSNVGTGMGMGLLGAGMSNNQTKSSGTVPVHQQILALVSAPFGDSPLLKNLLPASGKTEELLKPANAPSKIANGIQYKVTADNKSPKIKAKVVTPAQLSKKSMFEGLEEEDPLSEAFQPRPNAKRLVLRPKSMSNSIVSSPTDVVGKNSQSVEKGESTMNGLDTSVNNRSIETVDKENHSQDNNRQIANDRRSSTSWLKSSLPRNSTTKQLDGESFDGQHSPYSPLNTTPEEVINNTVTELRPYAAINSPKQIHAEVNNSVDTSIKNSSTADQTGTDITIHSNDSSQELNDSSFWALQTPNAAKVILKRAGYYTIPPLDKLEDYVRGETCVVPNFTVGREGYGNVYFPDSFDIYGLNLDEIVHFRHKEVIIYPDDEKKPPVGQGLNRKAQVTLDRVWPHDKSLHKPITDPHRLAAMDYEEKLRRVSAKHDTRFLEYRLETGSWVFKVEHFSKYGLSDSDEDDSNNGSSANDPKRLKLSAMSQQKASNKLAQLNRNSENRVIGNGVNGVTNDSKLYEAKFHLGTMVLDSKSYTGHDRKKQSPVSPTGDNARILGTDSHKLQLMKASFFDGSDDEMNEIYEQDALLLPGKKNSVARCYFDTIESVDEEHRRKMTYNPILRSNITAHHTPSIVFDEPPMLTKTDIKSKSPMDIVATKSSIYGRNFPDPIVMPVTAILKLHSEVIPLSKSITNKLQFRSAADAGIQMGRMFRPSWGRGLTLLTLSTRGQADDVPLHSSFEHIGSYVNGRRPEDTTSVTIVQRIQILGDSNSVEEDRIESFERSIEGHLKIQLSHRIMEQEEDCPIFEVDTDISKASMALHSHCSLAEDFADQFSADSSAAYVANVWQLCVALWGTLPDVNVLTANPADHNIVVARREAIGEWLKSVIQRSLETEITNISNEKRILDLLSASELQGACEIAREAGDHCLALLMAQLRSGMPTKALIKQQITLWQDSGVDENISMDRLKLFALVAGEPLISSKQGLVNVCEDLDWKRALAVHLWYFSSPVASIRDILELYESAFDTSKATYAYAAAPTPKYKGGSDYEFEVNNGQTIYDLCYHLLKLFCTGNHTLGELLNPATHTADPLDYRLSWLMQQILLALGYSHLSEHVAALTHINFATQLEAYGLWHWAIFVMLHLKDAGKRKEAVKNLLQRHTEIDNIPDYIEREKFLREELGIPSSWIHEAKAVKSYVAKRYGEAASYFIEAEQWNTAHEIIIERLAADAIINENYEYLRDLLSPLVPPECNNAINGWSYQGELLWEYMEITMDIESLLRGADPREISYKLELLRPRLTCLCLKINQFPCPTAKHRLCQAEIAKRTLHLARSLLQANENKSTVILQLVSQLPLPEDYAQQELRPIVNMRVNEIISQAV